From the Pseudomonas sp. VD-NE ins genome, the window ATTTTGGCTTTGTCCGCAGGTCTGAAAAACGGCGACGCTCATCTTAAAAACTTCGGTGTGCTGTACGAAGACTGTGGCGAGGAATCGACAATCAGACTCGCACCCGCATACGACATCATCACCACATCGGTCTACATAAAGAACGACAGTATGGCGTTGCTGTTGGGGGGGTCGAAGGCCTGGCCAAAGCACAAAATGCTGGTACGCTTTGGTCGAACTGCCTGCAATCTGACCGAGGCGCGTTGCAATGAATTACTGCATCAAGTGGCTAACGGTATGCAGGTGGCAATGGGCGAAATGGCGGAGTACAGCGCAAGTCATCCAGCGTTCGCCGAGATGGGATCTGCCATGATCGAGCAATGGTCATCCGGTATGGAACGCAGTCTGGCCAAAGCCTGATCAATCAGCGCAAGCCATCGCGAAACTGCCCCGGCGTCATCCCCGTCCAGCGCTTGAACGCGCGGCTGAAGCTGCTGGTGTCGGCAAAACCCAGCAAATAACTCACCTCACTCAACGAACACTGCGGATCGCGCAGGTGCAGCAACGCCAGATTCTCGCGGCTCTCGTTGAGCAACGTATCAAAGCGACAACCTTCATCCGCCAGATGCCTTTGCAGGCTGCGCAAACTCAGGTGCAAGGCTTGGGCAATGCGTTCGGCGCTGGGCTCACCTTCCGGCAGTTGTTCTTCAATGGCGTCGCGCACCTTGCGCTCCCAGGTCAACGGCTGGAGCTGAGCCATGGTGCGTTTGAGCACGGCCTCGTTGTGTTCGGCGAGTTCCGGGTTGGCGTCGTCGAGGTGGCTGTCGAAGTCGGCGAGAGCGAACTCCAGACGATCCTCGGTACAGCCGAAATGCACCGGTGCGCGGAAGACTTTGTGCCATTGATGCGCATCGCTCGGTTCCGGGCGTCGCAGGTAAACCGCCAGTGGCGCGTAATCACGGCCGAGGCGATTGCGGCAGGTGCGCACGTAGATCGCGGTGAATGCGTCGATGGCTTCGAAGGCTGGCGCCGGATTGCCTGACGGAATTTTCAGACGAAATTGATAGCGGTCGTCGCCACGATTCAGCTCCAGTTCCAGCGCATCACTGACCACCGGGTGATAGCGCACGATACGTTCGAACACCTCGCGCAAACTGCCGCTGGCCACCAGCGCATACCCGAGGGCATGGAACGTGGTCGGGCTGACGAACCGCGATACGCGCAGACCAATCGCCGGGTCGCCGCTGACCTGCACGGCGATTTCCCACAGGCGCGTGGTGCCTGACAGCGGATAGCGCGCGTTGGGGTCGTCCATCAAATTCGGGTCGAGCCCGGCCTGTTGGCACAAGGCAATGCTGTCCAGCCCCAGCGCATCGAGTTGTTTGCGCAAGGCACGGGTCCAGCTGGCGAGGGAGGTCGGTTCCTTCATGCTGATTGGCGCTTCCGGTCAACAAGTTGGCGTTCTCGGCTACCGCGATTGAAGCTCTGGCGAGGCACGATGCGAACATCATAAACCCGAGGATGGAAGCATGGACGGTACTTCTGCAAGTCGCCAGCGACACAATGCGGCCCAGCGATCAGCGCATATTCGCGAAGTGGTACTGGCCAAGGGCGTCGAACTGCGCGAGCGCTACCCGATTCTCAAGCATCAGGACGCGCTGGGCGCGGGGATCCTGGCTTTTGCCCTGATCGGGATGATTGGCTCGGCGGCGCTATACATCAGCGGCCACATGGCGTGGTGGGTGTGCCTGTTGCTCAACGCGTTTTTTGCTTCGCTGACCCATGAGCTGGAACATGACCTGATCCACAGCATGTATTTTCGCAAGCAGCGTGTGCCGCACAATTTGATGATGGGCCTGGTGTGGCTGGCGCGGCCGAGCACGATCAATCCGTGGATTCGTCGGCATCTGCACCTCAATCACCACAAGGTCTCCGGCACTGAAACCGACATGGAAGAACGCGCGATCACCAACGGCGAGCCGTGGGGTTTTGCGCGCTTGCTGATGGTCGGCGACAACATGATGTCGGCCTTCATCCGCTTGCTGCGGGCGCCGACCTGGGCGCACAAGTGGAGCATTCTGAAACGGGTTTTCAAAGTCTATGCACCGCTGGCGCTGGTGCATTGGGGCGCGTGGTATGTGTTTCTCGGTTTTCACGCGGCCAACGGCATCGCCTATCTGCTGGGCTCGCCGATTGAATGGTCAGCGACCACATTGTCGGTGATGCAGGTCATCGATATCGCCGCCGTGGTGATCATCGGCCCGAATGTGTTGCGCACGTTTTGCCTGCACTTCATTAGCTCGAACATGCATTACTACGGCGATGTCGAACCGGGCAATGTGCTGCAGCAGTGTCAGGTGCTGAACCCTTGGTGGTTTTGGCCGTTGCAGGCGTTCTGCTTCAACTTTGGCAGCAGTCACGGGATTCATCATTTTGTCGTGAAGGAGCCGTTTTACATTCGTCAGCTGACGGTGCCGGTGGCGCATAAGGTGATGCGAGAGATGGGGGTTCGGTTTAATGATTTCGGCACGTTCGGGCGGGCGAACCGGTTTGTTCGTCGGGATGAGGTTGTGGTGGCTGGGGAGGCGGTGGAGGCCTGACGAGCTGCCCTCACCCTAGCCCTCTCCCGGAGGGAGAGGGGACTGACCGAGGCATATTGGGGAAGTACGCCGACGTGAAAAATTTGTGTCGAATCCATAATCGACTCGTTTTCACAGGTCGATGTATAGCGAAAGACACCTCGGTCAGCTCCCTCTCCCTCGGGGAGAGGGCTGGGGTGAGGGGCTTTTGCTCTTGGTTAGTCCGGCTGAAAAGGCGACTCACTGAGAATCACCCCAGTCTCCTCGACATACTGCTGCCAATGCCCAATCAACGCGCTGAGCTTCTCCGGCCGACTCAACGCCAGATCATGAATCTCCCCCGGATCACTGCTCAAATCATAAAGCTGCCAGGTCGCCGGCCCCACCGGCCCGGGAATCCACACCGCTTTCCACGACCCCTGCCGAATCGCCCGGCGCCCGAACAACTCCCAACCCGTCACCGTATGCTCGTCATGCACCTGCGCAGTCTCACCGGACAAGAATCCCAGCCACGATTTGCCACGCAGTGGCGCCACCGGTTTGCCGTGCCAGAGCTTGCCCGGATGACGCACGCCGGCCAGATCGAGAATCGTCGGAGTGATGTCCATTACCGTGCCGAAACCGTGGCTGATCTGTCCTTTGATCGCCAATTGCGGATAGTGCAGCAGCGCCGGCACGCGAATCCCGCCTTCAGTGGTAAACGCCTTGAACAACCGCGATGGCGCAGTCGCCACTTGAGCCCAGTTCGGCCCGTACCAAACGTAAGAATTGGCCCGGCCAATGTTGTCGAGACTGTTGTCGTAGTGCTGGCTGAGATACGTCACCAGTTCCGGGCCGAATTTCGGAAACGCTTCAAGCAGCGCGCCTTCGGCGCCGTTGTCAGACATGAACAGGATGAACGTGTTGTCGAGCTGCCCCTGCTGGCGCAGATAATCGACAACCCGGCCAATGTTCCAGTCCATGCGCTCGACCATCGCCGCGTAGACCTCCATGGCCCGTGCGGAAATCTGTTTTTGTTCCTCGCTCAACGCGTCCCACTGCTGGGTCAACTGAATCAGCGGATGCGGTTCTATGTCCGGTTCAATCAGGCCGAGGGTTTTGAGTTTTTCCAGACGCTCCAGGCGCAACACTTCAGGGCCAGCGTCATAGCGGCCACGGTATTTCTCGACGATCTCGGCCGGTGCCTGCAACGGCCAGTGCGGCGCGGAGAAC encodes:
- a CDS encoding arylsulfatase, translating into MPQRPNFLVILADDLGFSDIGAFGGEIATPHLDALANNGLRLTDFHTAPTCSPTRSMLLTGTDHHIAGIGTMAETLTPELIGKPGYEGYLNDRVVALPELLREAGYQTLMSGKWHLGLKAELAPHARGFERSFSLLPGAANHYGFEPTYDEQTPGLLKSTPALYIEDDTFLDELPKDFYSSDAFGDKLLQYLKERDQTRPFFAYLPFSAPHWPLQAPAEIVEKYRGRYDAGPEVLRLERLEKLKTLGLIEPDIEPHPLIQLTQQWDALSEEQKQISARAMEVYAAMVERMDWNIGRVVDYLRQQGQLDNTFILFMSDNGAEGALLEAFPKFGPELVTYLSQHYDNSLDNIGRANSYVWYGPNWAQVATAPSRLFKAFTTEGGIRVPALLHYPQLAIKGQISHGFGTVMDITPTILDLAGVRHPGKLWHGKPVAPLRGKSWLGFLSGETAQVHDEHTVTGWELFGRRAIRQGSWKAVWIPGPVGPATWQLYDLSSDPGEIHDLALSRPEKLSALIGHWQQYVEETGVILSESPFQPD
- a CDS encoding AraC family transcriptional regulator — encoded protein: MKEPTSLASWTRALRKQLDALGLDSIALCQQAGLDPNLMDDPNARYPLSGTTRLWEIAVQVSGDPAIGLRVSRFVSPTTFHALGYALVASGSLREVFERIVRYHPVVSDALELELNRGDDRYQFRLKIPSGNPAPAFEAIDAFTAIYVRTCRNRLGRDYAPLAVYLRRPEPSDAHQWHKVFRAPVHFGCTEDRLEFALADFDSHLDDANPELAEHNEAVLKRTMAQLQPLTWERKVRDAIEEQLPEGEPSAERIAQALHLSLRSLQRHLADEGCRFDTLLNESRENLALLHLRDPQCSLSEVSYLLGFADTSSFSRAFKRWTGMTPGQFRDGLR
- a CDS encoding fatty acid desaturase, producing the protein MDGTSASRQRHNAAQRSAHIREVVLAKGVELRERYPILKHQDALGAGILAFALIGMIGSAALYISGHMAWWVCLLLNAFFASLTHELEHDLIHSMYFRKQRVPHNLMMGLVWLARPSTINPWIRRHLHLNHHKVSGTETDMEERAITNGEPWGFARLLMVGDNMMSAFIRLLRAPTWAHKWSILKRVFKVYAPLALVHWGAWYVFLGFHAANGIAYLLGSPIEWSATTLSVMQVIDIAAVVIIGPNVLRTFCLHFISSNMHYYGDVEPGNVLQQCQVLNPWWFWPLQAFCFNFGSSHGIHHFVVKEPFYIRQLTVPVAHKVMREMGVRFNDFGTFGRANRFVRRDEVVVAGEAVEA